In Populus nigra chromosome 1, ddPopNigr1.1, whole genome shotgun sequence, one genomic interval encodes:
- the LOC133682389 gene encoding uncharacterized protein LOC133682389, giving the protein MAEQSMVVESEVGSICTGSFYTASGAGGTEENGSCSLGLSGISGTKGTGGENTGTKGVGGDPINGGNGGKSSPGGGGDNIGRKGVGVSSSAGGKSCCGGGLNKYLVGKILGMVSTHYLVMGYLVLFGGSNIGTNGGVGVNSSSGGMSSWSVGGSNIGTSGGGGVNSGGGNSHGFIGDGVTSGGVGKGTRGGGGNSNGTGGGEGGGDGGGGGGGGDRGGGDVATGCGDGTKGGCTAGGGEESGGDNSGGDEGGGDVATGGGDAWDYGRW; this is encoded by the exons ATGGCGGAGCAATCAATGGTTGTGGAATCTGAAGTGGGGAGCATTTGCACTGGCTCATTTTATACAGCATCCGGTGCTGGTGGCACAGAAGAAAATGGTAGTTGCTCCCTTGGATTATCTGGTATTTCAGGCACTAAAG GTACTGGTGGAGAAAATACAGGGACTAAAGGTGTTGGTGGTGATCCTATAAATGGTGGAAATGGTGGAAAATCTTCccctggtggtggtggtgataataTCGGTAGAAAAGGTGTTGGTGTGAGCTCGTCAGCTGGTGGTAAATCTTGTTGTGGTGGTGGATTAAATAAG TACTTGGTGGGGAAAATATTGGGGATGGTGTCAACTCATTATCTGGTGATGGGATATCTGGTTCTGTTTGGTGGGTCAAATATTGGAACTAATGGTGGTGTTGGTGTAAACTCGTCATCTGGTGGTATGTCTAGTTGGTCTGTTGGTGGATCAAATATTGGGACtagtggtggtggaggtgtGAATTCAGGTGGAGGTAATAGCCATGGATTTATTGGCGATGGTGTCACTTCAGGTGGTGTTGGTAAAGGGACCAGGGGAGGTGGTGGGAATTCTAATGGTACTGGAGGAGGAGAGGGTGGTGGTGatggagggggagggggaggtgGCGGTGACAGGGGCGGTGGGGATGTAGCAACTGGTTGTGGTGATGGTACTAAAGGAGGTTGCACAGCTGGTGGTGGGGAAGAGAGCGGTGGTGACAATAGTGGCGGTGACGAGGGTGGTGGGGATGTAGCAACTGGTGGTGGTGATGCATGGGACTACGGCAGGTGGTGA
- the LOC133680907 gene encoding pleiotropic drug resistance protein 1-like — protein MESADIYRASSSLRGSFRGGSSAWRNTTVEAFSRSSREEDDEEALTWAAIEKLPTYDRLRKGILTSASKGVANEVDIEKLGVQERKQLLERLVKVAEEDNEKFLWKLKDRVERVGIDVPTIEVRYDNLNIEAEAYVGSSALPSFAKFTFNIIEGLLISLNILRNRKKQLTILKDVSGIVKPSRLTLLLGPPSSGKTTLLLALAGKLDPDLKFSGRVTYNGHEMNEFVPQRTAAYISQHDLHIGEMTVRETLAFSARCQGAGYLHDMLAELSRREKEANIKPDPDVDVFMKAVASQGEEANVITDYVLKILGLEVCADTMVGDEMIRGISGGQRKRVTTGEMLVGPSRALFMDEISTGLDSSTTYQIVNSLRHTVHILNCTAVISLLQPAPETYDLFDDIILLSDGQIVYQGPREHVLEFFKHMGFECPERKGVADFLQEVTSRKDQEQYWARKDQPYRFITSNEFAEAFQSFSVGRRTAEELSIPFDKSKNHPAALVTKTHGAGKKDLLKANFSREYLLMKRNSFVYIFKICQLTIMALISMTLFFRTEMHRDTVTDGGIYTGALFFTAIMIMFNGMSELSMTIAKLPVFYKQRDLRFFPSWAYAIPQWILKIPVAFVEVAAWVFLTYYVIGFDPNVGRLFKQYLLLLLINQMASALFRFIAAAGRNMIVANTFGSFALLTLFALGGFILSREKIKKWWIWGYWISPLMYGQTAIVVNEFLGNSWSHVPENSTEPLGIQVLKSRGFFTEAYWYWIGAGATIGFILLLNLFFILALTFLNAFDKPQAVISDEPESDESGRKTKRAIQLSNHGSSHGTNTEGGVGISRASSEAIGGVSNNRKKGMVLPFEPHSITFDDVIYSVDMPQEMKIQGVVEDRLVLLNGVNGAFRPGVLTALMGVSGAGKTTLMDVLAGRKTGGYIDGEIKISGYPKKQETFARVSGYCEQNDIHSPQVTVYESLLYSAWLRLPPEVDSETRRMFIEEVMDLVELNPLRHALVGLPGVNGLSTEQRKRLTIAVELVANPSIIFMDEPTSGLDARAAAIVMRTVRNTVDTGRTVVCTIHQPSIDIFEAFDELFLMKRGGQEIYVGPLGRHSTHLIKYFEAIEGVSKIKDGYNPATWMLEISSSAQEMALDVDFSNIYKNSDLFRRNKALIVELSTPAPGSTDLYFPTKYSTSFLTQCMACLWKQHWSYWRNPPYTAVRFLFTTFIALMFGTMFWDLGSKVTSTQDLFNAMGSMYAAVLFLGVQNASSVQPVVAVERTVFYRERAAGMYSALPYAFAQVLIELPYIFVQAAVYGIIVYAMIGFEWTVVKFFWYLFFMYFTLLYFTFYGMMAVAMTPNHHIAAIVSSAFYGIWNLFSGFIVPRPSIPIWWRWYSWACPVAWTLYGLVVSQFGDIQKKLTETQTVKEYVKDYFGFDHDFLGVVAAAIVGWTVLFAFIFAFAIKAFNFQRR, from the exons ATGGAGAGTGCTGATATTTATAGAGCTAGTAGTAGTTTAAGAGGTAGTTTCAGAGGAGGTTCTTCAGCGTGGAGAAACACTACGGTGGAAGCATTTTCAAGATCTTcaagagaagaagatgatgaagaggcTCTAACATGGGCTGCAATTGAGAAACTTCCCACTTATGATCGATTAAGAAAAGGTATATTAACTAGTGCATCGAAAGGTGTAGCTAATGAAGTAGATATTGAAAAGCTTGGAGTCCAAGAGAGAAAACAGTTGCTTGAGAGGTTGGTCAAAGTTGCAGAAGAGGATAACGAGAAGTTCTTGTGGAAGCTCAAGGACCGTgttgaaag GGTTGGCATTGATGTTCCAACAATTGAAGTTCGGTACGATAATCTAAATATCGAAGCGGAAGCATATGTAGGGAGTAGTGCTTTGCCTTCATTTGCTaagttcacttttaatataatagAG GGTTTATTGATTTCTCTTAATATCCTTCGAAATAGAAAGAAACAACTCACCATCCTTAAGGATGTTAGCGGAATCGTCAAGCCATCAAG ATTGACTTTGCTTTTGGGTCCTCCAAGTTCTGGGAAGACCACACTGTTGTTGGCGTTGGCTGGGAAACTTGATCCTGATCTGAAG TTTTCTGGTCGTGTGACTTATAATGGTCATGAGATGAACGAGTTTGTACCACAAAGAACAGCAGCCTATATCAGTCAACATGATCTCCACATAGGAGAAATGACCGTAAGGGAAACTTTGGCGTTCTCTGCCAGGTGCCAAGGGGCTGGATACTTGCATG ACATGTTGGCGGAGTTGTccagaagagagaaagaagccAACATTAAGCCTGATCCTGATGTTGATGTCTTCATGAAG GCAGTAGCATCACAAGGTGAGGAGGCCAACGTCATCACCGACTATGTCTTAAAG ATATTAGGATTGGAAGTCTGCGCAGACACTATGGTAGGTGATGAAATGATAAGGGGTATCTCTGGAGGACAAAGGAAGCGTGTTACAACTG GTGAAATGCTGGTTGGACCATCAAGGGCATTGTTTATGGATGAGATTTCTACTGGCTTGGACAGCTCAACAACTTACCAAATTGTGAACTCATTAAGGCATACCGTTCACATTCTCAATTGCACCGCTGTCATCTCACTTCTCCAGCCAGCACCTGAGACTTATGATCTCTTTGATGACATTATTCTCCTTTCAGACGGCCAAATTGTGTACCAGGGGCCTCGTGAACATgtgcttgaattttttaaacatatgGGCTTCGAGTGCCCTGAAAGAAAAGGCGTGGCTGACTTTTTGCAAGAA GTGACATCAAGGAAAGATCAAGAGCAGTACTGGGCACGAAAAGATCAGCCTTACAGGTTTATCACATCCAACGAATTTGCTGAGGCTTTTCAATCGTTCAGTGTGGGACGGAGGACCGCGGAGGAGCTTTCAATACCGTTTGACAAGTCCAAGAACCATCCAGCTGCTTTGGTAACCAAAACTCATGGAGCTGGAAAGAAAGATCTGCTTAAAGCTAACTTCTCTAGAGAATACTTGCTCATGAAGAGGAACTCATTTGTCTACATCTTCAAGATTTGCCAA CTTACAATAATGGCACTCATTTCAATGACACTCTTCTTTCGGACCGAGATGCATCGAGATACAGTCACGGATGGTGGAATTTATACTGGTGCTCTGTTCTTCACTGCAATCATGATCATGTTTAATGGTATGTCAGAGCTATCCATGACCATCGCAAAGCTTCCTGTGTTTTACAAGCAAAGAGACCTCCGATTCTTTCCTTCATGGGCATATGCAATTCCTCAATGGATCCTGAAAATTCCCGTCGCATTTGTTGAAGTTGCTGCATGGGTGTTCCTAACCTATTATGTGATTGGATTTGATCCTAATGTTGGAag GCTTTTTAAGCAGTACTTGCTGCTTTTGCTAATTAACCAGATGGCATCTGCATTATTTCGATTTATCGCTGCAGCTGGAAGGAACATGATTGTTGCTAACACCTTTGGGTCATTTGCGCTACTTACACTTTTTGCATTGGGTGGCTTCATCTTGTCACGAG agaaaataaagaaatggtgGATATGGGGTTACTGGATTTCACCATTGATGTATGGGCAGACGGCAATAGTAGTGAATGAGTTCCTTGGAAATAGTTGGAGTCAT GTTCCTGAAAACTCCACAGAACCACTAGGAATACAAGTTTTGAAGAGTCGCGGGTTCTTCACAGAAGCATATTGGTATTGGATAGGAGCAGGGGCAACAATAGGATTCATATTACTATTAAATCTCTTCTTCATACTGGCTCTCACTTTCCTCAATG CATTTGATAAGCCTCAGGCTGTTATATCTGACGAGCCTGAAAGTGATGAATCTGGTCGCAAAACCAAACGAGCTATTCAGTTATCAAACCATGGAAGTAGTCACGGAACAAACACAG AGGGTGGAGTTGGAATTAGCAGAGCTAGTTCAGAGGCCATTGGCGGGGTCAGCAATAACAGGAAGAAAGGAATGGTTCTTCCATTTGAACCACATTCCATCACATTTGATGACGTTATTTACTCCGTTGACATGCCACAG GAAATGAAAATTCAAGGAGTTGTTGAAGATAGATTGGTGCTTTTGAATGGTGTGAATGGAGCTTTCAGGCCTGGTGTCCTTACAGCTTTGATGGGTGTTAGTGGTGCTGGAAAAACAACTTTGATGGATGTGTTAGCTGGTAGGAAAACTGGTGGATATATTGACggagaaatcaaaatttcagGGTACCCAAAGAAGCAAGaaacttttgctagagtttcTGGATACTGTGAGCAAAATGACATTCACTCTCCACAAGTTACTGTTTATGAATCCTTACTCTACTCAGCTTGGCTTCGTCTACCACCTGAAGTTGACTCTGAAACCAGAAGG ATGTTCATTGAGGAAGTCATGGATCTTGTGGAGTTGAATCCATTGCGCCATGCATTAGTAGGGTTGCCTGGTGTGAATGGTTTGTCCACCGAGCAGCGCAAGCGGCTAACCATTGCAGTTGAGCTAGTTGCAAACCCCTCTATCATATTCATGGATGAGCCAACTTCAGGGCTAGATGCTAGAGCTGCTGCAATTGTGATGAGAACAGTTAGGAACACTGTGGACACAGGAAGAACAGTTGTATGCACCATCCATCAGCCCAGTATTGACATATTTGAAGCTTTTGATGAG CTATTCCTGATGAAGCGAGGAGGACAAGAGATATATGTGGGGCCTCTGGGTCGCCATTCTACCcatctaataaaatattttgag GCAATTGAAGGAGTCAGCAAAATTAAAGATGGTTATAATCCAGCAACTTGGATGCTGGAAATTTCTAGTTCAGCACAAGAAATGGCTTTGGACGTTGATTTTTCTAACATTTACAAGAATTCAGATCTGTTCAG GAGAAACAAAGCACTCATTGTGGAATTAAGCACACCTGCTCCTGGCTCGACAGACCTTTATTTCCCTACGAAGTATTCAACATCATTTCTCACACAATGTATGGCTTGCTTATGGAAGCAACATTGGTCATATTGGAGGAATCCACCATACACTGCCGTGAGATTTCTTTTCACAACCTTTATAGCCTTGATGTTTGGGACAATGTTCTGGGACCTTGGCTCCAAAGT GACTAGTACCCAAGATCTTTTCAATGCAATGGGTTCGATGTATGCAGCTGTTCTTTTCCTTGGTGTCCAAAACGCATCATCCGTGCAGCCAGTGGTGGCTGTTGAAAGAACTGTCTTCTACAGAGAAAGAGCTGCTGGAATGTATTCAGCTTTGCCATATGCCTTTGCACAG GTCCTGATCGAGCTTCCGTATATTTTTGTTCAAGCTGCAGTCTACGGCATTATAGTTTATGCGATGATTGGATTTGAATGGACTGTTGTTAAGTTCTTTTGGTATCTGTTCTTTATGTACTTCACATTATTATACTTCACCTTCTACGGAATGATGGCTGTTGCAATGACTCCAAACCACCacattgctgccatagtttccTCTGCATTTTATGGAATATGGAACCTATTCTCAGGGTTTATAGTTCCTCGGCCC AGCATACCTATATGGTGGAGATGGTACTCCTGGGCTTGTCCAGTAGCATGGACCTTGTATGGATTGGTTGTATCACAGTTTGGAGATATACAGAAAAAACTTACCGAAACTCAAACAGTGAAAGAATATGTGAAGGATTATTTTGGTTTCGACCATGATTTTCTTGGAGTAGTCGCAGCGGCAATTGTTGGGTGGACTGTCCTCTTTGCTTTCATATTTGCCTTTGCTATCAAGGCTTTCAACTTCCAGAGGcgatag